The following proteins come from a genomic window of Pirellula staleyi DSM 6068:
- the obgE gene encoding GTPase ObgE, whose translation MFVDRVTIEVQGGRGGDGCVSFRREKYVPKGGPDGGDGGDGGSVIIVAKYGVNNLASMAHHKFWRAPSGNHGSGSGRYGKAAEDLIIEVPPGTIISDAAAGYVIKDLANDGDTLIAAKGGGGGRGNLRFKTPTNRAPREATPGAEGEKRLISLELKVIADVGLVGKPNAGKSTLLSRLTRARPQIADYPFTTKHPNLGMVQVDADRTFVMADIPGLIEGAHSGAGLGHEFLRHIERAGILVHLVEPSPTDGTDPLDNFRTIRSELKQYDVKLSERPEIIVVTKAELPNAEEVRQIIAAEAGLPVLLISAVTGQGLNELTRAITQTLAEQTQKVAAATAKSKFVRPVSNEAIAEHGLHAAQREQDDAPAEEAAVPETAVPEAVTPEVRASETTSPDSAES comes from the coding sequence ATGTTCGTCGATCGTGTGACAATTGAAGTGCAGGGGGGCCGTGGTGGCGACGGTTGCGTGAGCTTTCGTCGCGAAAAGTACGTTCCCAAAGGTGGCCCCGACGGCGGCGACGGCGGCGATGGTGGCAGCGTGATTATTGTGGCCAAGTATGGCGTGAATAATCTGGCCTCCATGGCACATCACAAATTCTGGCGTGCCCCGAGCGGTAACCATGGAAGTGGTTCGGGACGCTACGGCAAAGCTGCCGAAGATCTCATCATCGAAGTTCCCCCGGGAACGATCATCAGCGATGCTGCCGCAGGCTATGTAATCAAAGATCTGGCCAACGATGGCGACACACTCATCGCTGCCAAAGGTGGTGGCGGTGGGCGAGGCAATCTGCGATTTAAGACCCCCACGAATCGCGCCCCGCGCGAAGCTACTCCTGGGGCCGAAGGTGAAAAGCGGCTGATCTCGCTCGAACTCAAAGTGATCGCCGACGTTGGTCTGGTGGGTAAGCCGAACGCTGGCAAAAGCACGCTGCTGTCGCGACTCACCCGCGCTCGTCCGCAGATCGCCGACTATCCATTTACTACCAAGCATCCGAACTTGGGAATGGTGCAAGTCGACGCCGATCGAACCTTCGTCATGGCCGATATCCCGGGTCTGATCGAAGGGGCTCACTCCGGCGCTGGGCTCGGTCATGAGTTCCTGCGTCACATCGAGCGTGCAGGGATTTTGGTCCATCTGGTCGAACCCTCTCCCACCGATGGAACTGATCCGCTCGACAATTTCCGCACGATTCGCTCGGAATTGAAACAGTACGACGTCAAGCTGTCGGAGCGTCCCGAGATCATTGTGGTCACCAAGGCCGAGCTTCCCAATGCGGAAGAGGTGCGGCAGATCATCGCCGCCGAAGCGGGGCTCCCTGTGCTGCTGATCAGTGCCGTGACAGGGCAGGGTCTCAACGAACTCACCCGCGCGATCACGCAAACCCTGGCCGAGCAAACGCAAAAGGTGGCCGCTGCTACTGCTAAGTCGAAGTTCGTGCGACCTGTCTCGAACGAAGCGATTGCCGAGCATGGTTTGCACGCCGCCCAGCGCGAGCAGGATGACGCTCCAGCAGAGGAAGCTGCAGTGCCTGAAACTGCAGTGCCTGAAGCTGTGACGCCCGAAGTTCGCGCATCGGAAACAACCTCGCCGGATAGCGCCGAGTCATGA
- a CDS encoding type III pantothenate kinase, with protein MSGGAMLAAVDIGNSSTKIGLLELPVAAGVDGSMLPRQLLDFPTGQPLPAAVAERLLSISAPLRWEIASVNRGGTATVEAWVHEHRPQDTLRVLTRHDLPIALLVDQPERVGLDRMLVAVVANRLRSPSRPAVVICAGTAVTMNVVNRQGEFLGGAILPGFQMQSRSLRGGTDQLPLTEVIHEQLPPPAIGRNTEEAIRSGLYWGMVGAVQQLVAETERTLGEAPELFVTGGDLDRLAALSLEQARFLPSMVLQGIASLHLPAGH; from the coding sequence ATGAGTGGCGGCGCGATGCTGGCGGCTGTGGACATCGGCAATTCGTCGACGAAAATCGGCTTGCTGGAGCTTCCCGTTGCTGCCGGTGTCGATGGTTCGATGCTGCCGCGTCAGCTGCTCGACTTTCCGACCGGTCAGCCACTCCCGGCCGCTGTTGCGGAGCGTTTGCTGTCAATCTCCGCGCCGCTGCGGTGGGAAATTGCGAGTGTGAATCGCGGCGGGACAGCCACTGTCGAGGCGTGGGTTCACGAGCATCGCCCGCAAGACACACTGCGTGTGCTCACTCGGCACGATCTCCCGATAGCGCTGCTGGTCGATCAGCCCGAGCGAGTGGGGCTCGACCGCATGTTGGTGGCGGTGGTGGCGAATCGCTTGCGAAGTCCGTCCCGTCCAGCAGTGGTGATTTGCGCTGGGACAGCCGTCACGATGAACGTGGTGAATCGGCAGGGGGAGTTTCTCGGCGGCGCGATTCTGCCCGGCTTTCAGATGCAATCGCGGTCGCTGCGTGGCGGAACCGATCAGCTGCCACTCACGGAAGTGATTCACGAGCAGCTGCCACCTCCGGCCATCGGTCGGAACACCGAAGAAGCGATTCGGAGCGGACTCTACTGGGGGATGGTCGGCGCGGTGCAGCAGCTGGTTGCTGAAACCGAGCGGACGCTTGGAGAGGCCCCCGAACTGTTTGTCACCGGAGGCGATCTCGATCGGCTCGCCGCGTTGTCGCTCGAGCAGGCCCGTTTTCTGCCGTCGATGGTGCTGCAAGGGATCGCCAGTTTGCATTTGCCTGCTGGGCATTAA
- the pgk gene encoding phosphoglycerate kinase gives MPLAASKTLSLIKVLKGIAPREELSLAEYLGSIPKLDSLSSLPSGTPVLVRGDVDAKVGAELGEGDIRLRSMKSTLEFGVKKGFKQVIFGHLGRKQKDKPIGSLAKVAARIGKILGTEVALITDWLDEATFTIKPAVEEQIAAAAPGSVLVLENVRAYDIETVLWKAKDDALAPIAENLTTLANSFAERVAKVYVNEALSAGSLDASSTIIPLAMEKVALGNYIASEFEGPMMDCMKAKMVIFSGIKIDKLDDLDAMIQRGTISTIISAGSLAMALKKADAQLSGGDFCLGVTEDPAHSDKPYYIPPDRIEQAKRMIAAGKAQGIEFVLPVDFKLADESVVTTMKPGDQQFDIGPGTIAHFQERIGQFIAAQGGKPVGVFHNGVFGMFEDPRFEAGTKAFIAELNRMTKAGLKVYVGGGEGGTALERYGQPDWVTHCFTAGGTVLNALGSEPVPYLVALRAAAN, from the coding sequence ATGCCCCTTGCTGCTTCGAAAACTCTATCGCTCATCAAGGTTCTCAAGGGAATTGCCCCGCGGGAAGAACTTTCGCTGGCGGAATATCTCGGCTCCATTCCCAAGCTCGATTCGCTCAGCTCGCTCCCTTCGGGAACGCCGGTGCTGGTGCGTGGCGATGTCGATGCCAAAGTCGGTGCGGAACTTGGCGAAGGAGACATTCGTCTTCGCAGCATGAAATCGACCCTGGAATTCGGCGTGAAGAAGGGTTTCAAACAGGTGATTTTTGGTCACCTCGGACGGAAGCAAAAAGATAAGCCGATTGGCTCGCTGGCGAAGGTTGCCGCCCGAATCGGGAAGATTCTGGGGACCGAAGTGGCCCTCATCACCGATTGGCTCGACGAAGCGACGTTCACCATTAAGCCAGCCGTCGAGGAGCAGATTGCAGCCGCCGCTCCGGGCAGCGTGCTGGTGCTCGAGAATGTGCGTGCCTACGACATCGAAACGGTGCTGTGGAAGGCCAAAGACGACGCTCTCGCACCGATTGCCGAAAACCTGACGACCCTTGCCAATTCGTTCGCCGAGCGGGTGGCCAAGGTGTATGTGAACGAGGCACTGTCGGCTGGCAGCCTCGACGCCAGCAGCACGATTATTCCCCTGGCGATGGAAAAGGTGGCCCTCGGCAACTACATCGCCAGCGAGTTTGAAGGTCCGATGATGGACTGCATGAAGGCCAAGATGGTGATCTTCAGCGGGATTAAGATCGACAAGCTCGACGACCTCGATGCGATGATCCAGCGCGGCACGATCAGCACCATTATCTCGGCTGGTTCGCTCGCCATGGCCCTCAAGAAGGCCGACGCACAGCTGTCGGGTGGCGATTTCTGCCTCGGCGTGACCGAAGACCCAGCGCACAGCGACAAGCCATACTACATTCCGCCCGATCGCATCGAGCAAGCCAAGCGAATGATCGCGGCGGGCAAAGCGCAGGGAATTGAGTTCGTGTTGCCAGTCGATTTCAAACTGGCCGACGAAAGTGTCGTCACCACGATGAAGCCGGGGGATCAGCAGTTCGATATTGGTCCGGGAACGATCGCCCACTTCCAAGAGCGAATTGGCCAGTTTATTGCCGCCCAAGGTGGCAAGCCGGTGGGTGTGTTCCACAACGGCGTGTTTGGCATGTTCGAAGATCCACGCTTCGAAGCCGGCACGAAGGCCTTTATTGCCGAGCTGAACCGGATGACCAAGGCGGGGCTGAAGGTTTACGTCGGTGGTGGCGAAGGTGGAACCGCTCTCGAGCGCTACGGCCAGCCAGACTGGGTGACCCACTGCTTCACCGCTGGTGGAACGGTGCTGAATGCCCTGGGGAGTGAACCGGTGCCGTATCTCGTGGCCCTACGTGCCGCCGCCAATTAA